The region CAgagtataaaacaaaaattgcacaactttccttccacttttgAATTATTACAGATGATGTGTTATGTGGGGAAAGGAATATAAATACTCTTGCAGGGGAGCAGCAGCTTTTGAACACACATCAGTATGActcattgaaaagaaaatccagttgTAGCCGCATCCAGCCAACATCTGTCCGATCCGAGTCTTTCCTTGGATGGAAAAATACAAGTTGTTTTCCCCCCTCAGCCTTTTCCTTGGCACCGTCTTTCACTCCGTGTGCTgatggatgaaagaaaaaagggcTGACTGAGCAGCGCAACACCTCCCATATGCATTGCTATCCAGATTAGATCATCTTACCTTCACACCAAACTGCAGAATTTATGCTTACACGGTTATTTCTCACCAGTTATTGAACAGATTTTCCTCCTTTGGGGTTACAGCTATTCTGGGTGTGCACACACTGGTCACCAGTAATCAGACATATGATGGAACTGGAAGTAAAGAGGGCTACAACAGTGAGTACagtgaagttttgtttttttcactctttATAATTACCCCCAAAGAGGTCAATATTGTGACCTCAGGCTCTCTGTCTTTTCCAGATGTGGTGAAAGGAGAGAAGATGAACCCGGTGTTTGACGAGCCTCCCAACCCCACCAACGTAGAAGAAACACTGCAGAGGGTAAAAAACAACGACGGCTCCTTAAAAGAGGTCAACCTTAACAACATTAAGGTACGCACAAGTCCAAACGCAAAGTTGACCCGCGTAGGGTACAGCCTCCACCAACACCAGCGTTTTTCTTTCCCCAGAACATTCCCATTCCCACTCTGAAAGACTTTGCCAAAGCAATGGAGAAGAACACACACGTCACAAAGTTCAGCCTGGCAGCAACACGGAGTAACGACCCAGTTGCTGTGGTGAGATGGAGCGGTTTGTGGGCTTTTAATGGTTCTGTTGACACGTCGTAACTGCGTATTTacacctttcttttttcttttgctttcccTTTCCGTCTTCTAGGCATTCAGTGACATGCTGCGGGAAAACAAGACGCTGCGAAGTTTGAACTTGGAGTCCAATTTCATCACTGGAACAGGAGTGCAGTCTTTGGTGGAGGCGTTGCGAGATAATGACACACTCACCGAGATCAAGATAGACAACCAGGTGAGTAAAGTAAAGCGAACAATTAAACTTGCTCTGCTTGTCACATGCAGCTCTCCCTACGGAGAAGTACAACTATgagattttaaatgatattttccACCATATGTTCTAAGCCAAAAATAGATTTGTAGGTAATAGTAGCTGGATATTAGCTGGTGATGTTAAGGAAAATATTCTtagttttccatctttttctgcATGGTAGCTATATGACAAAGTTACaggtttaatttcattttagtcGAGAAGTAAAGCAACAACACAAAGCCCTTCTTCTTTGGCCTTTCTTTACTATGTTAGGTCAGTGATGTCCAAGGTCAATTTTATCAAGATGAAAACCCttgaagtttacatacacatttcttgtgcttttttaaTTGTATCGgctcaataataaactaaatgtgCGAGGttctctttaaattaaataaagagaCTTTTGTAAAAGAAGGATCTTTAAATCATTGTagatcaaaaaacacaaaggatcTTTAACTCTGAGTTGTTACAAGGCAGACAGACTGTTTGATTGTGGGCTAGAATATCATTTTTTAGCCCCTGTTCAGGTTGGTGTAACGTCAAGGTGAACAGCCACACAAAATCTTCaagagggccacaaatggccctcaGTCTGCAGTTTGGACACCCTGTTTTAGATCACTGTGGTTTGATAAACAGGCAAAAATTCATGTTGATGATCAAATAATTAGCTGTCATTTGTCCATGTGTGTTTTACTAGTACGGCGCCGCGAGCTTCCGGCTGAAAAGAGGAAGTTGAACTGTTTCTGTGCGGTCGGAGCTTCTTCCTTCTGTCATCCCCGTTAACCTCCTTGTGACTGTGTGTTCCTCAGCGGCAGCAGCTGGGCACCACCGCGGAAATGGAGATAGCTAAAATGTTGGAACAGAACAAGAGCATAGTGAAGTTCGGCTACCACTTCACCCAGCAGGGGCCTCGGTCCCGGGCTGCTGCGGCCATCACCAAGAACAACGACCTCGGTATGATTCACATACACGCAAAGACGGGTGAAATTAACCtcctatttaaaaaaaccctcaaaataCTCAGTTGAGTTATCAGCTGGCATCTGTTGCTATGGAAATGTCCTGACAAGTTAAATTTAGACCTCTGTGAACATCTGTTCAGCTTGCAGTGACCAACTCTCCTCTTTCATTTAGCTCCTCCCCCTGTCAGAGCTGCCATTGCACAGGTCTGATGCATGGGGTGTGTCAAAGGGTTGATCATAACAGACTTTTTTCACAGTGTCTGAGTGATGCATTCACTGCATTAACAGTTTGAAAACCCTGAGAGTGACGACACCTCACTTCTTGTTTCCTGAACATGCTGACACACGCTGTTGAAATGGTTTAAACTTTAACCACAAAGATGTCGATGGCTCACTTCCTCTCTTTAAGTCGGACTAACAGACCTGTGAAGCTTAGAGACAATAGCGCATGCTTGCTTTTTGCTTATCTTTGATAtgttaatgatttttaaaaaaatgctttttatgctgttttcaGTCCGCAGGAGGCGAGTGGAGAGGGACCAGTAGAGGCGGAGCGCTACCTTCCTCCGAGCCAATCCTGTTCATCTCATCGCGTGGAATAATTTCAGCCGCTGCCCTGGTCTCATCTCACTGTGTGAAAGTTTTAGTCCTGTGCCAAACTATGGGGCAAGGCTTGCTCAGCCTGAACAATACATCAGAGAAGAAGGGAAATAACTGGAATCGCCCTCTCCCTGTTCATGTTTCTTATGTTTGTTCTTGATGTTGTAAATCTcattagtttttaaaacatgtcatttCAGCTGCTCTTATTTTGAGCCTTTATATTTACCTGTCCAGAATTTTtacgtttgttgtttttgttttttctttttcttttatacgaTGCTATAATACATGTGAATTAGTCATGCACAGTACTACGTAACAAACAACAGCTTTGaggaaaatctaaaaaacaaaaaggaaacaaacaaacaaacaaacaaaaaaaaaaacatttggagacTTGTGTTGCGGCTGAGATCAGAGCTTCTTTTGAAACGATGCGTTAAAGCAGTAGAATTTGTCTGGAGTTTGTGCTTCCTTTTGACGACTCTTGGTTCTAATGGAGCGCGGCAGCATGGAGCTGCACAGGCGCTGGTTTTTGCTGGTGTTACTAAAAACCTCTTGTAAAGCTGGCAGGACTGGACCTGGTGTGCTGCAATGGTTGGTCTGAATCTAGTCAGTGACGTGTGTTAAAATCACGTGGATAACCTTGGTTTATCTccttttgtaaaacaaaaactgtaattacTTATTTACTGTTTTAACCTAGCTGAAGTTCTTGCTTTGATACAGTtgcaattttaatattaattatttcgATCAAAAAAGTATAACTAGGTCAAAGTGTTTAGTATAATGCAAAAGTGagcttattttgaaaaaaaaaacgtagaaaaatacaaattagaGAAGATTTTGATGCTCAATCATGCCAAAGACTAACACACGTAGTGCAGATGATGCAACAGTAGACCACTTGCTTTTAACTCCACAGTCTAGATCCAAGGAAACAAAATctacttataaaaaaaaattcacttgGACATTTTTACATGAAGCAATGCTGTTGACCCCTTATTTTGTTTTGACCTTTTCATAACAATTTGCTAGCTCACTGAgacatgtgaaatgttttcttccagctCCATCTTGCAGATTGAAGTTGTAATTTGAAGCCTTCGTCCTCCCCCAACACAAACTGTCACAGGTTCAGTGGTAGAGCCGAGTTGAGAATCCAGGTGCATCGAACAGAACGTTCCTCTAACCTGCTAACCAGGATATATTCAGGAGTTACTTGAACCTTGTATAAAGTGTCTATAGGAACAATATGCTGGCATGACGTCCTCACTTGTGAACATCAAGTTTCTGTTGACCAAAAAGCTTCACATTCcttaggaaaaatattttactcagtttttcttttttttatatatatttgtgcaCTTTTTCCATGTCCACATCTGCTAATATTTCCTCCAGACAGATTGCTTTTATATTCCTTTGTTTTCTGGTGAGCAGTCACCTACAGTGgataacttttcttcttttttttcttgggcTTGTTGGTATCTGGTGGCTTGTAATATGTAATATTAACTGTAAAATCCCATCCCAGATTGAAAGTAtgcacacagatacacacacgtGTGTCATAACCCACAAATCActgctgagatttttttttttttttttgtacctgaACTCCACACTCTGTTAACACAAAGAATGtgtattatcattattattattattattattattaaaaaaggaCAGGTTAAAAAGCACTGCTGAATATAAAATATCCTcaacaataaatgtttatatatacatatagtgTATTTGGGATTTGTTTGTATTAATTTATAACTTGTTCTAAAATAGTAACTTTAAGCTGCATGGTATTGTAAAGACTCTTGGTATGTTTCGTCCACAGGGAAGATTAGCCATAAAAGCAAGTGGGGTCGGTTCACAATGTGCTACATCAAAGAATAATGGAAGgttaagtggaaagaaaaaagaaaagccacatGGATAACCCCAACATTGAGAAATTTGTGAAGAAAAGACCAAAAGTGATTATAACAATGCAGCCAGTGAAAAAATCTTACATTAGAAATtaataacacagaaacaaaatgactcaaaattATGCTCCTATTGAAAGATAATAAACCTACATCAGAAACTGtgcttgaaaatatttaattatgttaaaaaaaagaaaacagaaaccaaaatcTCTAAGTTGTACGTCTGGAAATCTTGATGTGATATTTGCATGAATGTAAAACAGCTGAGCCTGATTCATGTGTTGTTTACTTAGCAGGTCAAACATGATGAATGGGTAAAAGTTGCATTGTTGCTGACTTCATTATAAGATCAAAGGGAGCAGACATCagagcaaaaacatgaaatcctcAGAGAAACTGGAGAACCTCCTTGGCAACACACCAACTAACAAACAAGCTAATTTTGCCGTCTTCAGAATCAGAATGTTTACAAAAGTCACTCTGTAGCCTTGTGATTACGGATCCCAAGTCTCCCATTTCCAGATTCCCAGCTTTAGGAGTTTATAATCACTGACGGGCCTTTCGGGCTCGCCGTGGATCTGCGTGTGGTGCACATATGCAGCTTTTTAATCAGATCCAGTTTTCTGCTTGTTTGCGCATGCCTGAAAGATGATGTAATGAACATGACTCCATCCCTCTGTAGGTTTCCTGTGCCAGAGCTTCGCTGTCAGAGAAAATGCTGCACCTCTGACACGAAACTTTGACCCGGCGAGGGTGGGAGGTGAATGACTCAAGTGTTTCAACACTGAGAGCAGAAAGAACAAGAGTCTAATGTCGTGTCTGTTTAGTCACAAAGGAATCATTTCGCAAAGGAAAAATACAAACCTAGAACTGAGAGTacaacacacacatttgtgCTTATGTAAGCACAGTACAACTGCTCCTTTAAACTGCCTACACATGTGGAAGAAGAGGCTGAACATAAACCTCGCAGCCTTTATTAGAGGTTGTCATGTTCAAACAGGACTCTCAGGAAGCTATATTTAatctcaactttaaaaaaaacagcctgagAAGAGTTTGTCTCTTATTATATGTAGCAAAATGTGCAGTTTAGGAATTGCTCAAGCACAACATGCTATCACAAAACTAAGAGTTgtagagcaaaaacaaatatctggAAAACAAAGCTGCGTCTcattttcatacaaaaaaaaaaaaagacagatagacaaaaccaataaataagACCTTCAATGATTACAGAGGCAGAAATTCTCAGACAGAATCTGCGTTGGCAGCCACTGAAACTTACAAAGACTGGAGAACGCTGAACCTCTTAAGGTGACATCAGCATTTAAATTTTGCAAACACTAAACCTTAATTCAGCTGGGAAGTCGTGGAGTGACATCAGGAGGTTGcttcaaaagcaaaaacaagacaTGCAGATACAATATGCAACCATGCACTTAGTTAACATGAACGTTCCTATTCTAACTGAGACAAAAGAATTGGAAAGTTGCTGGATTAAAAATAGACCCAAACTAAAGAATTGGAAAGTTGCTGGATTAAAAATAGACCCAAACTAAAGAGCCAAGTAGCCAGAAGATGAAGTGGACATCAGAGCagacttttattattaaatttgtcCTCTATAACAGTCTACaagctgtatttttgtttgtctcttgGTTCATTTGATGTATAATGTTTTCCAGTGTGA is a window of Xiphophorus maculatus strain JP 163 A chromosome 4, X_maculatus-5.0-male, whole genome shotgun sequence DNA encoding:
- the tmod3 gene encoding tropomodulin-3, whose amino-acid sequence is MALSFKKDLDKYKDIDEDEILNKLSEEELKQLETVLEEVDPENALLPAGLRQKDQTDKSATGPFNRDRLLKYLEKEAMDYKDRDDIVPFTGERKGKVFVPKQKPKDMFQEEATTLDPELEEALCSATDTELCDLAAILGVHTLVTSNQTYDGTGSKEGYNNVVKGEKMNPVFDEPPNPTNVEETLQRVKNNDGSLKEVNLNNIKNIPIPTLKDFAKAMEKNTHVTKFSLAATRSNDPVAVAFSDMLRENKTLRSLNLESNFITGTGVQSLVEALRDNDTLTEIKIDNQRQQLGTTAEMEIAKMLEQNKSIVKFGYHFTQQGPRSRAAAAITKNNDLVRRRRVERDQ